A single window of Anopheles moucheti chromosome 2, idAnoMoucSN_F20_07, whole genome shotgun sequence DNA harbors:
- the LOC128310294 gene encoding DNA repair protein RAD51 homolog A isoform X1 has translation MAQMEKSLQSASTVEEEEDYGPLLIGKLEGNGITNGDIKKLAEAGFHTVEAVAYAPKKQLLAIKGISEAKADKILQEATKHVPMGFTTATEYHQKRSEIIQLTTGSKELDKLLGGGIETGSITEMFGEFRTGKTQLCHTLAVTCQLPVSQNGGEGKCLYIDTEGTFRPERLLATAERYKLVGADVLDNVAYARAYNTDHQMHLLMVASAMMAESRYALIIVDSATSLYRTDYSGRGELAARQTHLAKFLRMLLRLADEFGVAVLITNQVVAQVDGAAMFNPDPKKPIGGNIIAHASTTRLYLRKGRGESRICKIYDSPCLAEGEATFAINPDGIGDVKE, from the exons ATGGCCCAAATGGAAAAATCGCTACAGTCTGCTTCTACAgtggaggaagaggaagattATGGACCACTGTTGATCGGGAAGCTGGAG GGCAATGGCATCACTAACGGGGATATTAAAAAGCTTGCGGAAGCAGGATTTCACACCGTGGAAGCTGTTGCATATGCGCCAAAGAAGCAACTGCTTGCGATCAAGGGCATTTCCGAGGCGAAGGCAGACAAAATACTCCAGGAAGCAACGAAACACGTACCGATGGGTTTTACGACAGCGACCGAATACCATCAGAAACGGTCGGAAATTATTCAGTTAACAACGGGATCAAAGGAGTTGGACAAACTGCTCGGTGGAGGCATTGAGACCGGTAGCATCACGGAGATGTTCGGCGAGTTTCGGACCGGTAAAACACAGCTATGCCACACGCTGGCCGTGACGTGCCAGTTGCCGGTTAGCCAGAACGGAGGCGAAGGCAAATGTTTGTACATCGATACGGAGGGAACGTTTCGACCGGAGCGACTGCTAGCTACGGCCGAACGGTACAAACTGGTCGGTGCGGACGTCCTGGACAATGTGGCGTATGCGAGAGCGTACAACACCGACCACCAGATGCATCTGCTAATGGTAGCgtcggccatgatggcggaatCGAGATACGCGCTCATCATAGTGGACAGCGCAACCAGCCTGTACCGGACAGATTACAGTGGCCGAGGAGAGCTCGCAGCTCGGCAGACACATTTGGCGAAGTTTTTGCGCATGTTGCTACGACTGGCGGACGAGTTTGGGGTAGCGGTTCTGATTACGAATCAAGTCGTAGCACAGGTGGACGGTGCAGCCATGTTTAATCCGGATCCGAAGAAACCGATTGGCGGTAACATCATAGCGCACGCGTCTACCACCCGCCTGTACCTCCGGAAAGGTCGGGGTGAATCAAGAATCTGTAAAATATACGACTCGCCGTGTTTGGCGGAAGGGGAAGCCACATTCGCTATCAATCCGGATGGAATAGGCGATGTGAAGGAATAG
- the LOC128310294 gene encoding DNA repair protein RAD51 homolog A isoform X2, with amino-acid sequence METIITHIEEAFSEEEDYGPLLIGKLEGNGITNGDIKKLAEAGFHTVEAVAYAPKKQLLAIKGISEAKADKILQEATKHVPMGFTTATEYHQKRSEIIQLTTGSKELDKLLGGGIETGSITEMFGEFRTGKTQLCHTLAVTCQLPVSQNGGEGKCLYIDTEGTFRPERLLATAERYKLVGADVLDNVAYARAYNTDHQMHLLMVASAMMAESRYALIIVDSATSLYRTDYSGRGELAARQTHLAKFLRMLLRLADEFGVAVLITNQVVAQVDGAAMFNPDPKKPIGGNIIAHASTTRLYLRKGRGESRICKIYDSPCLAEGEATFAINPDGIGDVKE; translated from the exons gaagaggaagattATGGACCACTGTTGATCGGGAAGCTGGAG GGCAATGGCATCACTAACGGGGATATTAAAAAGCTTGCGGAAGCAGGATTTCACACCGTGGAAGCTGTTGCATATGCGCCAAAGAAGCAACTGCTTGCGATCAAGGGCATTTCCGAGGCGAAGGCAGACAAAATACTCCAGGAAGCAACGAAACACGTACCGATGGGTTTTACGACAGCGACCGAATACCATCAGAAACGGTCGGAAATTATTCAGTTAACAACGGGATCAAAGGAGTTGGACAAACTGCTCGGTGGAGGCATTGAGACCGGTAGCATCACGGAGATGTTCGGCGAGTTTCGGACCGGTAAAACACAGCTATGCCACACGCTGGCCGTGACGTGCCAGTTGCCGGTTAGCCAGAACGGAGGCGAAGGCAAATGTTTGTACATCGATACGGAGGGAACGTTTCGACCGGAGCGACTGCTAGCTACGGCCGAACGGTACAAACTGGTCGGTGCGGACGTCCTGGACAATGTGGCGTATGCGAGAGCGTACAACACCGACCACCAGATGCATCTGCTAATGGTAGCgtcggccatgatggcggaatCGAGATACGCGCTCATCATAGTGGACAGCGCAACCAGCCTGTACCGGACAGATTACAGTGGCCGAGGAGAGCTCGCAGCTCGGCAGACACATTTGGCGAAGTTTTTGCGCATGTTGCTACGACTGGCGGACGAGTTTGGGGTAGCGGTTCTGATTACGAATCAAGTCGTAGCACAGGTGGACGGTGCAGCCATGTTTAATCCGGATCCGAAGAAACCGATTGGCGGTAACATCATAGCGCACGCGTCTACCACCCGCCTGTACCTCCGGAAAGGTCGGGGTGAATCAAGAATCTGTAAAATATACGACTCGCCGTGTTTGGCGGAAGGGGAAGCCACATTCGCTATCAATCCGGATGGAATAGGCGATGTGAAGGAATAG